GTTCATGTTTTCTACATGGGTCCGGAATACTTTACAGCCTAGAATTCCTCCTTTCAGTTATTGGTTGTTTGCTTTTCGCAGCTTGCTAATAACTGATAAGTTGGCTAGATAGCCTGGATAGGATTCTCCTGTAGCCGTATGACTTGAAGTTTGCTAATAATTTTGTTGGATCGTGTCCTACTTTTTTTCAATCTTATGTTAGTCCGCCTTCTGGGACTTGAGGTATAAAATTGTGGTTGTTATCTGTAACGAATTGTCGTTGATATGGAATGTTAGATCATTCTACTGGTTGTCAGTTGCCCATATTGTAGGACATGTTTCTTCGCAGTTGCTTAATGTTCCAAGGATAAACATGACAAGCGTGAGTTGGACTTCACAGGTGGTTTAGAAAGCATAGTGTACTGGGCTGAATCATCAGGTTCGATTGGGCCTAGTGGATTACCAGACATTTTGGGCTAAGCGTTCAGGCTGAACTGTGTATGACGGGCCGATCATATGGCCAGAACGTGTGATCCAAACTGAATCTTGCTGGGTCGAGTCCAGTCCTACCCAAGCCACAGTTATATGATCCCCCTATCTAGCGAACGGACCATTTGGCCATGTCAGCATAACCGCTTGGTTTACTATGTCATCCATGATGCCACACTAGACAATTAGGGTATGTGCCTAGCTTAAGACAAATTAGAGTCTCACAACCTAAAGATTGAGGTATGCTGTTACTATTCACCTAAAAGCTCTATACTTCGCATTCTCAATCAAGGACTTACTTAACCATTGGTCCCGATCGTCACCTGTGTTAGGCGCTGATTGTGGTTCTTTGCCTTGAAAGACTAGCGGACTAGGTCTGAAGGCGGACCTCCGGCTAGATCCGAACCAGAGAACCAAATAGGAGATTCCTGAAGAACACCACCCCACACCTAGTGCTTAGTCCTCTTTTACGGATGTTATTTCTTCAGGATACCCTCTAATTTGTttggctgatttttttttttttgttctcttgtTTGGCATAACTTTCAGGGTCTATCTGTCCTCGCCTTATTCTACTGGCTCTGGTGATCCGTATGCTGGTGATCATGAGTCTGATTTGTTGCTTTGCGGTACAGGTCAGGCCAGAGCAATGTCAGTTCCGAAAGATGCTATTAAAGCATTTAGGCTTCTCAATGAGAGTCAGGTAGCTCAGGTACTgagaagaaaattttcttttaacatcTCCTTCCAAAATGTAGCTTCTTAATTACTCATGTTTATGTGATTTTCCCACAATGCTATGAAATCATCGAATTAAATGTCCAGTGTATGTATGTGCTCTTACTTAGTTACACTGTGCTTGggagattaatttttttgttcaacttGTGTTATTAATGTATGTGTGCTATAGTATTGTACAACTTGCTATATATTCCACTCAATTTACTTTTTTGAGCAATTTACCTACTCGAGAGGTATCCATTTGGCCAGTTTATATACTTTATATTAAAGCTGGAGAGTATCTCAACTGGTAGCAAGTGTGACTGGCCATTTCAACTTCGAGCATGCAGTCATTTGTTTCTACTTCTTAGAAATCATGTTAATAGGTCAAATATCACAAATGACAAGTGCGTGCTAATGATGTTCTTCACAACTTTCAAAATAGTTGGGGACATTTTGTGTGGTAGCTGATGTTTCTGACTTCATCGTGTCATTTTTAAGATCTCTGTTATTGATTATTTGACTCCCATTTGTTCCATTCTTTGATCCACCTCCTAGTTTTATAACCTATGGAATTAAAAGATAATGTAACGGATACGTCCAGAATGTGGTGCGTTCTATAGTCTGTTGTTGATTCAATTGCTAGTGACCTAAAAATAGGGGATGATGTACTTGAAAATGAGTCGGTGGTGAAGTTTTTCAAGTCCCATAAGTATGGTTTCTGATGTTGGTGTTTTCTGTAGTCTGTTGTTGCTTCAATTGCGAGTGACCCGAAAATATGGGATGCTGTACTTGAAAACGAGGCACTGGTGGAGTTTTTCAAGTCCCAGAAAAGCAGTAAGAACTTTTCCGCCTTCcgttcctctgtttttttttttttttggcatttgttacCACCAAGTTTCATGTTATTCATCTGTGCAAATAATGCCTTCTCAGATATGGATCCAGTCATGGAACAATATGCTGCCGATGCAAGTTTTCTTGATCGTCAATCATCAGAAATCGTCGATGATTCTTATGATTCCGCGCAATTTGCAGATTATGCATATGAGCATTATATGGATTATTTTCAGGGCGTGAAGAGTAAAGTGGTTGAGATGACGAACAAATTATCTGATTACTTTAAGGATCTATTTAGAAGCCCAACAGCAGAGACCGATGGAAGTGCCGGAACAACCTTTTCTGGTGGAGCTGTCGCGGCATCCTTCATGGGATTGGCAGTCATGGTTATTATGTTGGTCGTGATGAGGAGGGGTTAGGACTCATTCTCTCTTGATGAGTGCACTGATGGATTAGCTAAGcttgttaaagtttttttgTAACGGGATTTTGATGTTTCTTATAGAGTGCACAGATGGATTTGGGTAGTTGCCAAATAAAGAGTTATGATAACTTTCAGCAGATTTTAAGGAAACTAGTgaattgaaatattgaattgCCAAAATCAAATTTCTGTTGGCCGTTGCACATCATTACAAGTTCGGATCAATGACATTCTCTTCACCGGTCTTCGCCCTTGCTTTTGGTGTTGATAACAAACTTCCTGCACTGCTTCAATACAAATATGCGCCACAGATTGTAGTCTTTAGAACAGGTATTTTATCAGCAGCAGCTGAGAAAACCAAATTTACATCGCATCAGTGTGATCATACATCGCATTGCACCGCGTGTCAATGGCTGTGTGCAATCCAAACCAACCTCGGATTGCACTACTGCGATTGTACGTACAACCGTGATTTGCCCTGTCAATCTATAGCGAACTCCCTGAAATGCATCCAACACCATTTGGTTGTCTTTGGCTCTGGGTATTGCAATGCTTGATCAAATTTCAGTGCCAACAAAAATAACTTCTTCTTTCGATACATGGtgttggtgacaaaaaattattttttgttgacaacATTTATtaagaaacacaagaaacagACAACATGCACCACAACGGATGAAATTGCAAAAACAaggccaaaaacaaaacaaacgaTATGATCACCTCCACATCATTTATTCATCCAACAAAGCATAGAAAATGCATCATGTTTTTCCATGAACTTGAAACCTAGATGgtcacttgtatggaatttcgCTTAGTGGGTATTGCTTTTAACGGTACTAGCTTCCTCAATCCCATCCCCGCCCTTTCGGTCATGTCAATTTCTGTAGTCGGAGAGCTAACCTCCCAATCAAAAGAATGTATGAGGGAGGCCAGAGCAAGGTGAACCACCCGTTGAGCTAACGCAAATCCAACGCACATCCTTCTCCCAGATCCAAACGGGATGAACTCGAAGCGTTGCCCTTTGTAGTCAATGTTCTTGCCCAGAAACCTCTCGGGCTTGAAAGACAAGGGGTCGTCCCAGGACTCTGGGTCCCTCCCGATTACCCATGCATTCACAAGCACTTGTGTATTCTTGGGTATTTGATGCCCCATGTAGCTAGAATCGTGCATTGCATTCCGTGGTAGAAGTAATGGAACTACAGGGTGTAATCGGAGGTTTTCCTTCACTACTGCCTGCAAATAAGGGAGCTTATCCATATTCTTCTCTTCAACCTTCCCGTAGAGTCCAACGACCCTATTTATCTCTTCTTTAACCTTTCTCATTCAATCGGGGTTACATAGTAGCTCTGCCATTGCCCATTCGATTGTGCTGCTTGTAGTGTCTGAACTTCCGGAAAACATTTCCTGCACCATTGACACTTACATTGAAAAATTACCAAGAGTCACACGGACCGAATAGCTTCATTTTTAAGAAATGTCCAATTGAATCACAAACACACAAATGGGAATGAAGGATGTTATCACCATTATGATAATAGTCACATTTGACTCTGATATCTTGCCTGGCCTTTCTTTGCCATCACCTCCGTACTCCAGCATAACGTCCAGGAAGTCTCTGTTCACCTTCTCAGTACCTGAATGCTTCTTTTGCTGAAACCCTGTCGGTCACAAACTCGGCTACGATCTTCATGGCTCGTCCCATGTGCCGATCCATATTTTGGTCCCCATGGAGTCCATCCATTTCAGAAACGGCAAGAAATCCGCTACTCTGGGCTTAGCCAACTCCCCTATCTTGTTCATGGCATCGAAGAATTCATGCCCTCCCTCCGAGTGTGGTTCCAACAAATCTCTCTACAGCATGAGGTTGCCTATCACATTGAAACTCATGAGGAAGACAAAATAGGTTAACTCTACCTCGCCCGATCCTCCAAATGCACGCGATGCCAACAAATCCTCCTCGATCCACCGGGTCATGTTATTGACGCATTTCTGCCCGACAGCAGCTGCATCGTTGACTCGTTTGCTGACCAGGAGCTCCGTGGTACATAGTTTCTGTGAAAGTATTGAGGAATGGATAGATATTGTATTGAATTCGATAATGAAAGTATACAATGAGACCTATATTTATACAGGGGAGAGCGCCTAACTATGAAAGGaaaatcatcctaattacaatACAATCGGAATCAATTACAATCCAACTGAAATCAAGGGGATCAAGGAAATCACATCATATAATATCATATCGGGACACGATTACGATTTTATATGATTATGATAAAATCTAAcatccccctcaaactcaaggtggTAGTGCAGATGCCAGCTTGAGTTTGGACACTAAATCAAGAAAACGTCTAGGAGGATGAGCCTTCGTGAATATGTCTGCGGTCTGGTCAGTTGAGGAAACTGAGAGAAGACGATCGCTACCTCAGACTACATGTTGTCGGATGAAGTGACAATCAATCTCAAAATGTATGGTGCGATCATGAAACACATCATTGCGAGCAATTTGAACGACACTCTGATTATCACAACAAAGTATAGTGGCAGTGGAATGAATAACACTCATATCAGTGAGGAGCCATCGAAGCCATATCAACTCCTGAGTAGTGTCAGCAATAGCATGATACTCTGCCTCAGTACTTGAGCGAGAAATAAGAGATTGTTTCTTACTTTGCCAAGAGATGAGAGAATCGCCAAGAAAGAAGCAGTAGCCTGTGGTAAATCGACGATCAATAGGATCaccagcccaatcagcatcagaaTATGCACATAACTCAAGAGAAGAATGTGCTGAATAGTAGAGGCCATGGAATAGGGTGCCTTTGACATAGCGAAGAATTCGAAGGACAACATCAAAATGAGTCGATCGAGAAGCACACATGAATTGGCAAACTATGTGAACAGCAAAGGCAATGTCAGGTCGGGTGATAGTAAGATACACAAGACTGccaaccaattggcaataacgAGTGGCATCAGGAAGTGGCGAACCATCCAAAGGAGTGAGTTGAGTGGTCGGCTCAAGTGGGGTGGATGCAGCCTTGTTGTCGGTGATACCAGCACCACTAAGAAGATTAGAAGCATACTTAGCCTGAGTGAGATAGTAGCCATCGGATGTAGATGAGATCTCAAGACCTAAGAAGTAGCTCACAGTACCTAGATCCTTCATCTGAAACAGCTTGTTGAGAAAGGCTTTAAGATCAGAAATACCAACATTATCATCACCAGTAAtaatcatgtcatcaacatagagaagaagaaaaatgatacCATGTGCAGACTTTCGGATAAAAAGTGCCGAATCATATTGGCTAGAAGAGAATCCAAAATTCTGAATAGTGGTGCTAAATTTGGCAAACCAGGCACGTGGAGCTTGCTTGAGACCATAAAGAGCACGATTAAGTTTACACACTTTGTTTGGAGGATGATTATACCCAGGTGGAGGCCGCATATAAACTTTTTTGGTAAGATCACCATTGAGAAAGGCATTCTTGACGTCCATTTGATTTGAATTCCACTTGCGTACGGCAGCAACCGCAAGTAAACTCCAAATAGAAATGAGACGAGCAACTGGTGCAAAAGTtttctcatagtcaataccatactCTTGAGCAAAACCCTTTGCAACCAGATGAGCTTTATAACGCTCTATAGAGCCATCGGATCAAGTCTTTATCTTGAAAACCTACTTAGAACCAATAGGAGTCTTGCCAGGAGAAAGGTCAACGATATCCCAAGTGTGTGTTTTATCCAAAGACTGTAATTCTTCTGCCACTGCTTGCTGCCAAAGAGGGTTAGAACTTACCTCACGGTAGGAGTGAGGTTCATGCTGAGAAAGGATAGTAGAAAAACAATGATAATCACGAAGATGAACAGGTACTTCCCTTACCTGAGTAGAACGACGAAGTGGTGAAGCATCAGATAGAGGTGGTGTAGAAAGATCAATAGGAGGATCAACGGACAGAAGCGGCACCTCGGGATAGGTTGTATAAGGAAGCTCAGAAGAACCTATATCAACGTCATCAAGGAATATATCTGCAGAAGGGTCAGTGAAGAAAGGAGAAGCAGACACAGCAGGTAAGTGAAACTTGGACATAGAAGAAAACATTTTGTATTCCCAAAATATGACATGCCGAGAAATGCAAAGACGTTGGGAAGAGGGATCCCAACATTTATATCTTTTATGCTCAATCGAATATCCTAAGAAGCAATATAGACGAGGGCGTGGTTCCAACTTTGTACGCTCATGAGGTTGTAAGAGAACAGAATAAGCACATCCAAAAACTTTGAGAAGACTATAGTTTGTCAATATACCATATAATCAttctgtgggcacgcgccccgaaaaaTCCTAGATTTTTGGTTTTAAGGcagggtgcggccctctttgaaaaagcgcggcgaaacgcttcgattcagagtcgccactcgggttttagcagtgaaatacccaaggaaccgaactcgaaaacccTTGCTACGTTtgcttgattttgaaaaaggcgtagaccggtccgttgtcacctttgatatctgaggttcgggagccatgttacgagaggggaagggttttatggcacccctctcgcccaatccggagatcggtctctactcgggcatttttgtaaaatgtttgcattcttttctctcattgatcatttttagccagttagggcgggggagcagttaacggggattaaaactgtaacaagttgcagttatgtgataaaatgtttatggatgatgaTTTGCTTTTCAATGAtgaacatagattgagaacaagcattGAGAGCAGCCTGAACAAGTTGGAGTACACTGCTCATGAAGGGACGTGAGCAGGTATCGCACCAGTATGCACCGCCCAGGCCACTGCATACCAacgcaacctgcgcacgccaccatGACACTGGCGTACTCCATTTATTTAGTCTCatagtctttgtttgcaaccctctgggctctgaaaagggaccagcgcacacccaggacaaaccacacaattAATAGAGCAGAACATATACAGCTACAGCTAGATAAAACGGCTTTAAGCCACAAAAgacaacagaataccccaaaaacagtgtggggacataaaagaggccaagactaagctaagatgcaagggccagccactagaTCTTGGGAAAGACTGTTGTACGCCAGTCAAGGGacaccgtacgccagttagcttccttacccagtgcttgactttgcaccatctgggctctggaacatgaccaaaaAGATCCCAGAGGTCTTCTAAACAGATAAGGAGCAAGCATTAACTATTACAGCTAAGCAactctaaatatacagaaagcagtagactggttattagcatgctaaggtgattgacagaaatgtaagcAAGCGAAAATGATGATCAATGAttcccacgccagtagtgcgcgtactgccatgactggcgtacgacattATGTTACTAGCATGCGCCATTTGTTCATCTGACAcgtttgttatattttaccagtttaaggccaggactagtattgactactagcctggaccttactggttcccctcaggggtcgaaaacagaaagaaacacaaaggtggtatacctttggatGGGATGAATGGATGATTTAAGCTTTGATTTGGAGGGATAGAGATTGGATGGTGACAATGTAGGGGGTATATCAGTGGAAAATATGGCTGAAAGACTTCtttccttcctctttcaatggaggagaaaagagaaagagaggggaaaGAGGGCTTTTGGCTCTttatgtggttaaccccttgcaaatgaatgcaagggggtatttatagaggagagagagactgagatcaggcTGTGATCAGTTGAGTTAAGGCTTGGTTAGGTTAGGaaggagcctcccatgcattaaatgcgtGAGACAATGTGATGGATCTTGTAGGAGGGAAAGGGGAACGGCcctggacgatataatcattagggggactgtagcccacgttagggtggcacaaaagtctcatccatgtggctgaataaagttgatttgactgggcttgactggcgtgcgccatgtattgACCTGCGTGCGCCAATAATAACTGAGTCAatggtcgatgaccgacacatGGCAGTTAACTAGCATACGTCAGCACAATattggcgtaagccagtttgggttttgctggggctgtttggttctggtttgaagggtttgaaatgggtttgaatgaggttcggaaCGCTCAAAACTCAAACGCACCATCGTCCCCAGACTGTTCTTGaacataatcatcattggggaaataaaagaccGTAAAATAGCATTATCTGgatggtccagaatggggtgtctacacattcATAAGGAGACTGATTCCCAATGGTGGGGGATGCACGATTAATGGTATAGATAGCGGTGAGAGCCGCTTCCCCCCAAAGTCACTCAGGACAAGAGGCATTTATAAGAATTACACGGACAATATCTAGAATGTGTCTATGCTTACGTACGTTCAGCGCGACCATTTTGTTAAGAAGTGCCAGGACAAGACCTATGTGTCAGGGTTCCATTTTGGcgaagaaattttaaaaattctgcTTCTTTATATTCCATGGCTGTAAAATCTTGACTTTTAAAATATTAGTCATGTGGTCCGAATAGAAACTCAATACTTTAACTTAATTTTGATAGACTATGCAAAGTGAATTGTGATCTGAATAAATGTGAGAATCCTaatataattttgtaaatactatTGGACAATTGAGTTCCATGTGATACATGGTAAGAGTTATGCGACGaaggattttttcttaaaagtcGGACACCGCCACGTTGATCCTCGTATTTTTAATAGTCTACGttgaatttttgagaattttcggAGACCGAAATCTGAACACGTACGGATTAAAGTCGCGCTCATCGGATGTGTGATATGCCATGTCATTTAGGGGAGGGAACATGTGTAATTCCTTATCCTATTTCACCATTCCACTGTTTTATATACCAGACAAAAGGGGAATTAAGTGCTATTAGTTGTACAAAgcaaaggaaggaaaaaaaaagagaagaagaagagtgaaCTCCAATAGTCGACTACTTCCCCTTCGAACAAGCCGCTCATTGGAAGACTCCATTGCCGAGCTTCCTTTTCCCTCTCATCTGGTAATCTCACCTTCCCACTCTctaaatttatattaaaataggTATTTCACGTATCTATATTAGAAAGTGGAGTGAAAAATACAAGACACCCAAATCACACATGATACACGCACACCACCACAAATTGGCAGCCCCGACTACCGGCCACCCTATGCTACTTCCTCTCACCTCTCACCTTTCCACCGTATCTTTTTCTCATCACGCGTTCGCCGCACTAGAACACCTAATATTTTCACACAAGCAAAACTCCTTCCGCCAAAGAGTTCGAATTCGAGACTCACCGCGGTTATGAAATCAGCCCTAAAAATAGGATCTTAAAAGCCTAATTTGAAATTCTTGATTGTTATTGACTGATTTTAGACTAAGGCTCAGGGAACATTGGAAAATTGAGGTATCCACTTGGATATCTAAAATTTAcgtgaaaaaaatagaataccTAAAATTAGTAGAGAAATTAGACTTTTAGTGCACTAATTGACCCTAAATTGTCTAAAGGAGTATTTTGACTTTTAAAATACATATGACACTACCTCAGTTATATATGGACATTACTACCTAGAGTAACTGGTTAAATTTCGGATATAGGAATAACATCAGAACATTACGCGTAGGTGCAAGTACTGGGAAGTGAGGTGACGCATGTAAAGTGAGACTGCTacttctttttggtgagttgcgcatactTTAGTTACttgtattttctgaaattttgaaatgagatgccattgcttgattttgctggaaaatatggaatttgaacCTCCTACTTTGTTTAATTGATGTCAATGCATGAGATGGCtggtttataaatcttttgagtttcagttaaattagaccatggcaatatgttttggaaacttgaattttactggttgttagtacatgctcgtgataatatgattcatttgAACGATGtcccgagcgctaggggacgggtaaagatactagtggcgtgaagtaataaggtaggagatgcagccaggcatcaccgggtaatgatatcttaccactcttcaatggggtcgctccctaACCGATTGGCAAAAttaccgttgaatgctattatcgctcaaaagtgaaaaaattgaaaaagaaatgaaatgaaaagggtcTATCTCTTGGACCGAAGAAATGAgctttcggacaaaaatgcTTGTACTGGATGGTCaacaaaatatttgaattgttgttttgaactgttttataatgtgaggtatttccatggtcaaacttgtaactttgctatacgtttctcacccgagcttcagcttatgaaaacctttttcaatttttcaggttaaggtagatagcaagttgtggaCTGAATGGAGTGCTAGAATAACCATGGAAAATCATGTGTAGTCTAATgatttgtaattattatacttgtacacgTAGAAGCTCTgagattatgttatttattctatGCTTCTGCATACTTTGCTTATATGGTTCATAATGACAATAATgcgagaaatccctaaactagaatatgaCCAGGCCTTCGacggcttaacacccgcttggccggtcacgacttCCATGGTAGGTTTTGGGTCATGACAATGGCATTATCAGCACGAAAAACTTTGATTGGACGAGAAAATTGAGTTTGGATCATTTTAGAAAAATCATAATAAATCTGTTGTAATTCAGATCTATTTTTCATGAGATATAACCATGTAAAACGAGAATAATCATCtacgaaaataacaaaatatttaGATCCGCCCATGGTGGTGTTCGGTGAAGGTCCCCAGATATCAGAATAAACTAAATCAAAAGGAGCAGAGGAGAAAGAGTCACTCTGAGTAAATGGCAATGCTGGTTGTTTAACAAGTTGACAAGAAAGACAATCTACATGTTCATCTTTAACAGATCCTAAATGTCCACTTGAAACTAGGGTACATATTCAACCAAAAGACGCATGACCCAATCTAGAACGCCACATACCAAGAGAATTAGAAGAATTAGACGTAAACGAACATTGTGATTGACTCACTGGAGGTGCAAAATTGAGAGATGAGAATTGAGATGCAATATGAAGATTGATGAGCTGATATAGATGTTCGACCTTACGGCCTATCCCAAGAGTTTTACCTATCCAAGGATCCTGCACTTGACAGCCAGTAGCAGAAATATAACGTTAAGCCCAAGTTCACACAATTGACCAATAGAGATTAAATTCAATGTAAGTTTAAGGATCAAATATGTATCAGATAGAGATATGGTGGAAGTAGAGATATGACCAACATGCATGTGAGAACCATTAGCTGTTTGGATGGCTGGAGTGTGAGAGGCAAGTGATTTTTAGGAAAAAATGGTAGAATCAGATGTCATATGGTTACAACAAGCTGAATCAAAGAACCATGAGGATATACCTGTGGCAGCAGACAAGGCGGTAGAATTCTTACCAGACTCGGATAAAATACCACATTTTGAGAGAATGTCTGCAAAAACTTATTGCAGTTCACTTTTGGTAAACTGAGTTGACGGAGGGTATTGTTTGAGACCTTCCAAGATGATCTGAAAGTATGACGCCGTGACAGATTGCTCCATAATCAGAGAGCACGGAGTGAATCAACACACCAGAGATCGGATGCAAAATACCGAAGAATAACCGAAAAAAGGAGGCGGCGTGAACcggttaaaaaaatatatatatggtgCAGAGTCGATTTGAAATTGAAGCGGGAACAGAACGAAACTGGAGTTGTGGTGTCCTTGTGTGGGTGGGTCACGTGTGTATGGTTTTGTTGCCGACCGATAATATTGAAGCTAGCTGGTTTTAATCTGGTTGAGTCGGGTGGAATGATAATGATCAGATGGGGTTGACTTGAATTTGGAATTGGTGGGTTTGGACTTGAAATGGTTTCAATTGGTTGGAATAGATCGAGATGAACCCAACGTGATTGTTGGAAACTGAAGATGGTTTTGGCTTTAGTGGAACTGAGATGGGTTTAGGTAGTAGATGGGAAAATTAGAAATTGATGGTAATTGGTGGAGTTGGCTGTGATGATTGAAAACTACTGTggtctccaaaaaaaaattggtggcTGCAAAATGGTGAGACGGTAAGGGCAAGGCGGAAGATGGCGATGGCAAGGCTAAGTATTTAGccttagctctgataccatgtgaaagtATTGAAGAATGGATAGATATTGTATTGAATTTGATAATGAAAGTATACAATGAGACCTATATTTATACAGAGGAGAATGCCTAACTATGGAAGAaaaatcatcctaattacaatTCAATCGGAATCAATTACAATCAAACTAAAATCAAGGGGATTAAGGAAATCACATCATATAATATCATATGTGGacactgtagacacc
The sequence above is drawn from the Rhododendron vialii isolate Sample 1 chromosome 6a, ASM3025357v1 genome and encodes:
- the LOC131329802 gene encoding uncharacterized protein LOC131329802 codes for the protein MSVPKDAIKAFRLLNESQVAQSVVASIASDPKIWDAVLENEALVEFFKSQKSNMDPVMEQYAADASFLDRQSSEIVDDSYDSAQFADYAYEHYMDYFQGVKSKVVEMTNKLSDYFKDLFRSPTAETDGSAGTTFSGGAVAASFMGLAVMVIMLVVMRRG
- the LOC131328734 gene encoding iridoid oxidase-like produces the protein MRKVKEEINRVVGLYGKVEEKNMDKLPYLQAVVKENLRLHPVVPLLLPRNAMHDSSYMGHQIPKNTQVLVNAWVIGRDPESWDDPLSFKPERFLGKNIDYKGQRFEFIPFGSGRRMCVGFALAQRVVHLALASLIHSFDWEVSSPTTEIDMTERAGMGLRKLVPLKAIPTKRNSIQVTI
- the LOC131330281 gene encoding uncharacterized mitochondrial protein AtMg00810-like, which translates into the protein MDVKNAFLNGDLTKKVYMRPPPGYNHPPNKVCKLNRALYGLKQAPRAWFAKFSTTIQNFGFSSSQYDSALFIRKSAHGIIFLLLYVDDMIITGDDNVGISDLKAFLNKLFQMKDLGTVSYFLGLEISSTSDGYYLTQAKYASNLLSGAGITDNKAASTPLEPTTQLTPLDGSPLPDATRYCQLVGSLVYLTITRPDIAFAVHIVCQFMCASRSTHFDVVLRILRYVKGTLFHGLYYSAHSSLELCAYSDADWAGDPIDRRFTTGYCFFLGDSLISWQSKKQSLISRSSTEAEYHAIADTTQELIWLRWLLTDMSVIHSTATILCCDNQSVVQIARNDVFHDRTIHFEIDCHFIRQHVV